A part of Sander vitreus isolate 19-12246 chromosome 8, sanVit1, whole genome shotgun sequence genomic DNA contains:
- the LOC144522452 gene encoding uncharacterized protein LOC144522452, protein MKKDIDTLLAEERAEIIAKYDKGRQEGVNIDPWEDAEYSIYKVTDRFGFLHEEELPTPSALEEKHKQQDIERVEKWLKMVKKWDKYRNSEKLVKRVYKGIPLQLRGQAWALLLDIEKVKQDNDGKYERMKQQARNFSTEIKQIDLDVNRTFRNHIMFMDRFGVKQQALFNVLAAYSVYNTEVSYCQGMSQIAAILLMYLNEEDAFWALSQLLTNSKHAMHGFFIPGFPKLHRFQTHHDLVLSKMLPKLKKHLDKEQMTTGIYTTKWFLQCFIDRTPFTLTLRLWDIYIMEGEKMLTAMAYTTLKLHKKRLQKLPLEELREFLQEQMGVSFFLSDDVVVEQLHAAMSELRSKKLDQPPPAKSEELPKKPLGQERPVLLLPLQPDSPLEVKINLQPHSQPNTEAQQTDSITLHQTPSPAEPQDSGTPLLPSPDPVVVHTQGTPSPLRPCRAPPLPPKADKRCAEVELDRDVKESLPEVSQTEDVGKQESQTEDVGKQESQTGDPETRDKPLAWPPPYEPLDLEALAVQTEEEFMDLPDLPPPPFFYTEQNDQGPLDNGSPHLGTGTGPETQRGAPSPRSASPLVTQMKLSPKPCPKPPTSLDLTQTKPPPSKPSLPRKPSPPRKPSTPSAWTTSSSSSPRLPPPKPTKFPVSLYVPMHTGDRRPSNTSQYDNLSEADDDDRYLERLLGSTPEEIPSMHGNPPHSTDGDYDPALFPLPPPPVFIPPSPSPIPPSLCVLPSLPQEPEYEGEDSWVEDSIIPPPPASFADRLTPYMGSAASCSDTHRATSPGYSKHFSRGPRNHSAFPAPLLYTGSPPGHSRPSGQSAVGVPLVRSSPDFCRMPPVGQQLPKSVTF, encoded by the exons ATGAAGAAGGATATAGATACATTGCTAGCAGAGGAACGTGCTGAAATCATCGCTAAATATGACAAG ggCAGGCAGGAGGGCGTCAACATTGACCCATGGGAGGATGCTGAATACAGCATCTATAAGGTCACCGACCGCTTCGGCTTCCTGCA TGAGGAAGAGCTACCAACACCCAGTGCGCTTGAAGAAAAG CATAAGCAGCAGGACATAGAGCGAGTGGAGAAATGGCTGAAGATGGTGAAGAAGTGGGACAAGTACAGGAACAGTGAAAAG TTGGTGAAGCGTGTGTATAAAGGCATCCCTCTGCAGCTGAGAGGCCAGGCCTGGGCCTTGCTTTTGGACATAGAGAAAGTCAAACAAGATAACGACGGAAAATATGAG AGAATGAAGCAGCAGGCTCGTAACTTCTCCACAGAGATCAAACAGATAGACTTAGACGTCAACAGAACCTTCCGGAACCACATCATGTTCATGGACCGCTTTGGAGTCAA GCAGCAGGCACTGTTTAACGTACTAGCAGCTTACTCTGTCTACAACacg GAGGTGAGCTACTGCCAGGGAATGAGTCAGATCGCTGCCATCTTGCTCATGTACCTGAATGAGGAAGACGCTTTCTGGGCTCTGTCCCAGCTCCTCACCAACAGCAAGCATGCCATGCACG GGTTCTTCATCCCAGGATTTCCCAAGCTGCACCGTTTCCAGACCCATCATGATTTGGTCCTTTCCAAAATGCTGCCAAAGCTGAAGAAACACCTG GATAAGGAGCAGATGACAACAGGGATTTACACCACCAAATGGTTTCTGCAGTGCTTCATTGACAGA ACCCCTTTTACCCTCACCCTGCGTTTATGGGACATCTACAtaatggagggagagaagatgCTAACTGCCATGGCTTATACAACCCTCAAGTTACACAAGA AGCGCCTGCAGAAGCTTCCATTAGAGGAGCTGAGGGAGTTTCTCCAGGAGCAGATGGGTGtttctttcttcctgtctgATGACGTGGTGGTTGAACAATTACATGCTGCTATGTCTGAGCTTCGCAGTAAAAAGCTGGACCAACCTCCTCCAG CCAAGTCAGAGGAGCTGCCAAAGAAACCTCTGGGTCAAGAGAGACCAGTTCTCCTTCTGCCTCTGCAGCCTGACTCTCCACTGGAGGTCAAAATAAATCTGCAGCCCCACAGCCAACCCAATACAGAGGCCCAGCAAACAGACAGCATCACCCTACACCAAACTCCTTCTCCTGCAGAGCCCCAGGACTCGGGTACACCTCTTCTGCCTTCACCTGACCCAGTTGTAGTCCACACACAAGGTACGCCTTCTCCTTTAAGGCCTTGCAGAGCACCTCCATTACCTCCAAAAGCAGACAAACGCTGTGCTGAGGTCGAGTTGGACAGAGATGTGAAGGAGTCGCTTCCAGAGGTTAGCCAGACCGAAGATGTGGGAAAACAGGAGAGCCAGACCGAAGATGTGGGAAAACAGGAGAGCCAGACTGGAGACCCAGAGACCCGGGACAAGCCCTTGGCTTGGCCTCCACCCTATGAGCCCCTTGATTTGGAAGCTCTTGCTGTGCAGACTGAGGAGGAATTCATGGACCTTCCGGATCTGCCACCGCCACCTTTCTTTTACACTGAGCAGAATGACCAAGGGCCTCTGGACAATGGATCCCCCCACCTGGGTACTGGGACTGGCCCAGAGACTCAGCGGGGCGCTCCTTCCCCTCGCTCAGCCTCACCACTGGTCACTCAAATGAAGCTATCTCCAAAACCATGCCCAAAACCACCCACGTCTCTTGACCTCACACAGACAAAACCTCCTCCCTCAAAGCCTTCCCTTCCCAGAAAGCCTTCCCCTCCCAGAAAGCCTTCTACTCCCAGTGCCTGGaccacatcctcctcctcctctcccagaCTTCCTCCCCCAAAGCCAACCAAGTTCCCAGTCTCCCTCTACGTCCCGATGCACACAGGAGACAGACGGCCTTCCAACACCTCCCAGTATGACAACCTTTCCGAGGCCGACGATGACGACCGCTACCTGGAGAGGCTGCTGGGCTCCACGCCTGAGGAAATTCCCAGCATGCATGGCAATCCCCCACATAGCACTGACGGAGACTATGACCCTGCTCTCTTCCCTCTGCCTCCACCTCCCGTGTTTATCCCTCCTTCGCCTTCCCCTATCCCTCCCTCGCTGTGCGTTCTCCCCAGTTTGCCTCAGGAGCCAGAATATGAAGGAGAGGACAGCTGGGTGGAGGACTCCATCATCCCCCCTCCTCCAGCTAGTTTTGCTGACAGACTCACTCCCTACATGGGTAGTGCTGCCAGctgttcagacacacacagagccacctCGCCCGGTTACTCTAAGCATTTTTCTAGGGGCCCAAGGAACCATTCTGCTTTCCCAGCACCACTGCTGTACACGGGGTCTCCCCCAGGACACTCCAGGCCCTCAGGACAGTCGGCAGTAGGGGTGCCCCTGGTCCGATCCAGCCCAGACTTTTGCAGGATGCCTCCAGTTGGACAGCAACTGCCCAAATCGGTGACCTTTTGA
- the uevld gene encoding ubiquitin-conjugating enzyme E2 variant 3 codes for MDLRSEKIQRILSKYKFHDVAVEELQKIHRGYPGIQPFTGTYTFSDGTQKDLLKLIGNIPVKYEGRSYNFPIQLWLMDSFPFTPPICLLRPTPDMVIREGKHVDGGGRIHLPGLHNWDYPKSSVVGLLTEMIAKFEEDPPLSAKSTADNKDPHELLAFVSNLQINDGGSRHHDQSINKVSVIGGGDLGMASVMSILSKCKVDKLVFIDVAESSTKGGSTDLEIFSLPKVEVSRDLSASAGSTVVVVTANAWSSEQSYLSVVQTNVDLYRGIIPNLARLSPNAVMLIASQPVDIMSHVAWRQSCLPPTRVIGAGCNLDSARLGHILDINLNTHRPAWVIGELSDNKVAVMSNTGLSSSAQHEIAAGSSATKPLLDRAFEMMKNRGQRSWSVGLSIADITNSILTDKMKTHSVSTLAQGWGGIGAEVFLSLPCIIGSNGSTRLAGVSLGQEEDSKLRESVSSLSNLVSQLTI; via the exons ATGGACCTCCGTTCAGAGAAAATACAGCGGATCCTCTCCAAG TACAAATTCCATGATGTTGCTGTTGAGGAGCTGCAGAAGATCCACCGAGGCTACCCTGGCATACAACCATTCACAGGCACATACA CATTTAGTGACGGAACCCAAAAAGATCTCCTGAAATTAATTGGTAACATCCCTGTCAAGTATGAAG GCCGCTCCTACAACTTCCCCATCCAGCTGTGGCTGATGGACTCATTCCCCTTCACTCCTCCTATATGTCTCCTGAGACCAACCCCGGACATGGTCATCAGAGAGGGCAAGCATGTTGACGGAGGAGGACGGATCCACCTGCCGGGGTTGCACAACTGGGATTAT CCCAAGTCATCCGTGGTTGGTCTTCTGACTGAGATGATTGCCAAGTTTGAGGAGGATCCGCCACTGTCCGCAAAGAGCACAGCAGACAATAAAGACCCCCATGAGCTCCTGGCTTTTGTTTCTAATCTACAGATCAATGACG GTGGAAGCAGACATCATGATCAATCCATTAACAAAGTCTCCGTTATCGGGGGAGGAGATTTAGGAATGGCATCCGTGATGAGCATTCTATCGAAG TGTAAAGTGGACAAACTCGTGTTCATTGACGTCGCTGAGAGTTCCACCAAGGGCGGCAGTACAGATCTAGAGATTTTCAGTCTGCCCAAGGTTGAGGTATCCAGAG ATTTGTCAGCCTCTGCAGGCTCCACGGTTGTCGTGGTGACCGCGAACGCATGGAGCAGCGAGCAGTCGTACCTGAGCGTGGTTCAGACTAATGTGGACTTGTACAGAGGAATCATCCCAAATCTGGCACGTCTCAGCCCCAACGCAGTAATGCTCATCGCTTCACAACCAG TGGACATCATGAGCCATGTTGCCTGGAGGCAGAGTTGCCTGCCTCCAACGCGGGTGATCGGAGCAGGGTGTAACCTGGACTCTGCGCGACTCGGTCACATCCTGGATATTAACTTGAACACTCACAGACCAGCCTGGGTCATAGGAGAACTTTCAGACAACAAAG TTGCTGTGATGAGTAACACCGGCCTGAGCTCCAGTGCGCAGCACGAGATCGCGGCAGGATCCAGTGCTACGAAACCATTGTTAGACAG AGCGTTTGAGATGATGAAGAATAGAGGCCAGCGGTCGTGGTCTGTGGGTCTGTCCATCGCTGACATCACAAACAGCATCCTGACTGATAAGATGAAGACCCACTCTGTCTCCACGCTGGCTCAG GGCTGGGGTGGCATAGGTGCAGAGGTGTTCCTCAGCTTGCCGTGCATCATAGGATCAAACGGTTCCACGCGCTTGGCCGGAGTGTCACTGGGACAGGAAGAAGACTCTAAACTAAGGGAAAGTGTCAGCTCCCTTTCTAACCTCGTGAGTCAGCTTACCATATGA